A genome region from Caldisalinibacter kiritimatiensis includes the following:
- the mnmA gene encoding tRNA 2-thiouridine(34) synthase MnmA, producing the protein MKLDKNKVAVGLSGGVDSAVAAYLLKKKGYDVIGTTMILYDKFDKQGNRIDLDFVEDAKRIANKLDIPHYIIDLRDSFKNIVIKEFIDEYLRGRTPNPCVTCNRAIKYGKLIEAAHNLGAYYIATGHYARIYYDKKIKRYRIFRGVAERKDQAYMLYSLKQEQLKHILLPLGEYNSKKEIREIALSVVPNVADKPDSIGVCFAPNGDHKKYLASITPKAIKRGNFVDKEGNILGKHKGIVNYTIGQRRGLGINFNRPMFVVDINAEKNEVVLGNDEDTYSNGLIGTNANFTIFDQLKGELKVEAKVCQWGWFLPATVTSLGENKVKVMFEKKERAIAPGQSVVFYDKDEVIGGAIIDSVL; encoded by the coding sequence ATGAAATTAGATAAAAATAAAGTTGCAGTTGGCTTAAGTGGTGGAGTAGATAGTGCTGTAGCAGCTTATCTACTCAAAAAAAAGGGATATGATGTTATTGGAACAACTATGATTCTTTATGATAAATTTGATAAGCAAGGAAATAGAATAGATTTAGATTTTGTTGAGGATGCTAAAAGAATTGCTAATAAATTAGATATACCACATTATATAATTGACCTTAGAGATTCATTTAAGAATATTGTTATAAAGGAGTTTATAGATGAGTATTTAAGAGGAAGGACTCCTAATCCATGCGTAACTTGTAATAGGGCCATAAAGTATGGTAAACTTATCGAAGCAGCCCACAACTTAGGAGCATATTATATTGCTACTGGACATTATGCTAGAATTTATTATGATAAAAAAATAAAAAGATATAGAATATTTAGAGGAGTAGCAGAAAGAAAAGACCAAGCATATATGCTTTATTCTTTGAAACAAGAGCAGTTAAAACATATACTTCTACCTTTAGGTGAATATAATTCTAAGAAAGAAATAAGAGAAATCGCTTTATCAGTTGTTCCAAATGTAGCAGATAAGCCAGATAGTATTGGTGTTTGTTTTGCTCCAAATGGAGATCATAAGAAGTATCTAGCGTCCATAACACCTAAAGCTATAAAGAGAGGTAATTTTGTTGATAAAGAAGGGAATATATTAGGTAAACATAAAGGTATTGTAAATTATACTATAGGTCAGCGAAGAGGACTAGGTATAAATTTTAATAGGCCTATGTTTGTAGTTGATATAAACGCTGAGAAAAATGAAGTTGTATTAGGCAACGATGAAGATACTTATTCTAATGGGCTTATCGGGACCAATGCTAATTTTACTATTTTTGACCAATTAAAAGGAGAATTAAAAGTAGAAGCAAAGGTATGTCAATGGGGTTGGTTTTTACCAGCTACAGTAACTAGCTTAGGTGAAAATAAAGTCAAAGTTATGTTTGAAAAAAAAGAGCGAGCAATAGCTCCAGGTCAATCGGTAGTTTTTTATGATAAAGATGAAGTTATTGGTGGAGCAATAATAGATTCTGTATTATAA
- the trmB gene encoding tRNA (guanosine(46)-N7)-methyltransferase TrmB yields MRLRYVENAYEKMQESGRVILEPKEYKGKWKDLFNNNKPLHVEFGSGRGGFLSQMAKNNPDINYLAFERNSKVIVKGLNKLEDESIPNFYFVHTDIRELEEIFKENEVERVYINFPDPWPKKRHTKRRLTNRRFLDIYKNILIPKGEIHFKTDNVDLFDFSIEELNDSNWEIKVSTKDLHNSEYVEDNVMTEYEAKFVKQGKPINKLIAVSPKKDDYK; encoded by the coding sequence GTGCGTTTGAGATATGTAGAAAATGCATACGAAAAGATGCAGGAAAGTGGTAGAGTTATATTAGAGCCAAAAGAATATAAAGGAAAATGGAAAGATTTATTTAACAATAATAAACCACTACATGTAGAATTTGGTTCTGGACGAGGTGGCTTTTTATCACAGATGGCTAAAAACAATCCTGATATAAACTATTTAGCTTTTGAAAGGAATTCTAAAGTTATAGTTAAAGGTCTTAATAAATTAGAAGATGAATCTATACCAAATTTTTATTTTGTTCATACTGATATTAGAGAATTAGAAGAGATTTTTAAAGAAAATGAAGTAGAAAGAGTTTATATAAATTTTCCAGACCCATGGCCTAAGAAAAGACATACTAAAAGAAGATTAACTAATAGAAGGTTTTTAGATATATATAAGAATATTTTAATTCCTAAAGGTGAAATTCATTTTAAGACAGATAATGTAGACTTATTTGATTTTTCTATTGAGGAATTGAACGATTCAAATTGGGAAATAAAAGTATCCACTAAGGATTTACACAATAGCGAATATGTAGAAGATAATGTTATGACTGAGTATGAAGCAAAATTTGTTAAACAAGGTAAGCCAATAAATAAACTTATTGCTGTTTCACCAAAGAAAGATGACTATAAATAG